The genomic region TCAATTAAACCATTACGAACATGAATAACGGTATTAGCAATATCAGCAATATTCGGGTTATGGGTAACAATAATTACAGTTGTTTTGTATTTTTTATTAACATCAACTAAAATTTCAAGTACTTTACGGCCCATTTCTTCATCTAAAGCTCCCGTTGGTTCATCCGCAAACAAGATGTCGGGATTTTTTGCTAATGCTCTAGCAATCGAAACACGTTGTTGTTGTCCCCCTGACATTTGGTGTGGATATTTATTCATTTGTTCTTCCATCCCAATTGTTTCAAAAATATCTTTAATTGTCATATCTTTATTTTTATTTTTACTTAAGTTTTCACCAACTTCAGCATTTTCTTTGGCAGTTAAATTAGTTAATAAATTATATTGTTGGAAAATAAAACCAATATTATCTCGTCTAAATTTTGTTAAATGAACATCTTTTAATAACGATAAATTATAATCGATTACAAAAACATCACCGCTAGAAACTTTATCTAATCCTGAAATAATGTTCAATAATGTTGTCTTTCCTGACCCAGAAGGACCTAAAATTACAATAAAATCGCCTTTTTCTAATTTTAAATCAATTCCTTTTAAAACTGGTATTTCAACTTCGCCAGTAATATATGATTTTTTAACATTGACTAATTCAATTACATATTTACTTGTATCTGGTTTACTGTTTGTTGTTGAAATAATTTCCCCTTTTAAAATCCGTTTTGAATATAACTTTGTTTGTTTCTTTTGTTCTTTTAATTTTTGTTTAAATTCTTTAACGGCATTATAA from Spiroplasma endosymbiont of Polydrusus cervinus harbors:
- a CDS encoding ABC transporter ATP-binding protein, translated to MAKIKDVPSTDQKKSEGKEKVDYNAVKEFKQKLKEQKKQTKLYSKRILKGEIISTTNSKPDTSKYVIELVNVKKSYITGEVEIPVLKGIDLKLEKGDFIVILGPSGSGKTTLLNIISGLDKVSSGDVFVIDYNLSLLKDVHLTKFRRDNIGFIFQQYNLLTNLTAKENAEVGENLSKNKNKDMTIKDIFETIGMEEQMNKYPHQMSGGQQQRVSIARALAKNPDILFADEPTGALDEEMGRKVLEILVDVNKKYKTTVIIVTHNPNIADIANTVIHVRNGLIDQIKKNTHSKKPSEIDWS